The genomic window ATACTATGCTTTTTAAGATAACCACAGAAACCACAGCTTCTACTACTACTAATTCAATTTCATATCAAAAAATAGATAAAAGTAGAGAAGTAAAAAATTTCGATTTTTTTAACGGTATTGCCTTTTTGAAATAGCTATGAAATTCTTATATCAATAGATTTTTATTTGAGATAACTGGATGAAGTTAAGTTGTTCCCAATCTGAGCTTAATGCAGCTCTTCAGCTTGTTAGTAGAGCCGTTTCTAGTCGACCGACACATCCTGTGTTAGCAAATGTTTTACTAGCTGCTGATGAAGTAACGGGAAAAGTTCGTTTAACTGGATTTGATTTAAGTTTAGGAATACAAACTTCTATTTCTGCTTCTATAGAAAATAGTGGTGCTATAACTTTACCAGCAAAAATATTCGGTGAAATTATTTCTAAATTGTCTAATGACTCGCCATTAATTTTAAAACTAGATGATAACAGTCAGCAAATAGAATTAACTAGTAAAAGTGGTACATATCATGTGAGAGGAATGTTGGCTGATGATTTTCCTGATTTACCATTAGTCGAAAGTGGAACATCTCTCAAATTAAATCCATTATTGTTATCAAGTGCTATTAAATCAACTTTATTTTCAAGTAGTACAGATGATGCTAAACAATTACTTACTGGAGTTAATCTTACCTTTGATGGTTATGGTTTAGAATCTGCTGCTACAGATGGTCATAGATTAGCTATTTTAAATTTAAATAATATTTTATCTCAATCAAATGATGAAAATATATCTACAAGTATTGATAAATTTTCAATTACTTTACCTTCAAAATCTTTAAGAGAAGTCGAAAAATTTTTAAGTACTTGTGATATTAATCAACCTATTAATTTTTTTATTGATAAAGGACAGGTTGTATTTATATCAGCTGATGAAATTATTACTATTAGAGCTTTAGAAGGTTCATATCCAAACTATTCTCAATTATTACCAGAAACATTTGAGAATATTTTAGAATTTGATAGAAAAGAGTTTATAGCTTCATTAGAAAGAATTGCTGTTTTAGCAGATCAGCATAATAATGTTATTAAAATAACTACTGATAGTGCCGCAAATGTAATTAGAATATCAACCGATGCTCAAGATATTGGAACTGGTTTTGAATCTTTACCTATTTCTTTTAAAGGTGAATCATTTCAAATAGCATTTAATGTAAGATATTTATTGGATGGTCTTAAAGTTATAGATTCAAATCTTATAAAATTGAGCTGTAATGCACCTACAACCCCAGCTGTTTTTTCTCCTATTAATAGTGATCTTAATTTTACTTATTTAGTTATGCCTATCCAAATAAGAAATTAATTTTGTCAATACCAAATAAACTATTATTTAGTGATTTCTTAAAGCATAATGTCCGTTGTGACAAAGGCATAGACCATGGTCCTGTTGTAGCTGCATGGATGCATCCTCCAGCTCACAGAATATTAGGTTGGATTAGTCGACCGTCTAATTTAAGATTAGAAAGAGAAGTTTGGAGATTAAATCAATTAAAAGGTATAAATCAGCATGAACTATATGTAAAAGGAAATGGTTCTTCTTCTGATGATCAGACTTTAGATCGTTTTCCTACTTTAATGAAAGCTAATGTTTTTAATAGCAATGGTGAGAAATTAGGTCTTATAGCTGATTTTGTTTTTGAGCCGAAAAAGGGAAATATTCAATATTATTTAGTAAGTCGTTCCAATCCATTGATCCCTGGAACAAGTCGATGGCGTTTATCTTTATCTCAAATAATTGATAAACAACCTGGTTCCATTTCATGTGATATTCATACATTTGAAGATTTACCTATTCATAAAGCAAGTTTAAGAGAAGAATTTTTAAGTAAAAGTAGAAAATGGAAAAATCAGTTTCAAGATTTGACTTATAAGGCTTCTGACAGGTTAGAGGGATGGATAGATGAGCAAATAATTGAAAACGAGAATACAAGTTTTAATGATTCATTTATCTCTGAAGATAATTCTGATTCCTACGATGATTGGATAGATAATTTAGATATAGATAGTTCTGAAGAATTTAATAGAATGAATGAAAGTAGAAGAAAAACAAGTTCTACCAATGATAGAGATCTTGATCCCTGGATTTAATAAATGACATCTTTTTCTAAAAATACAGCTTTTAATCAATTAGTTAATTCGCCAGGTTTTTTTGTTGAATATGACTTGTTAGCTTCTATTGAACAAGAAGGTTTGAAATTAGATGATTATGTAGAAATTTGTCGAAGACTTAAGCGACCACCAAATCGTAATGAATTAGGAATGTTTGGTGTTATGTGGTCTGAGCACTGCTGTTATCGCAATTCTCGCCCGTTATTAAAAAAATTTCCTACCACTGGTCCAAGAATTCTTGTTGGTCCAGGTGAAAATGCAGGAGTGGTAGATATTGGCTTTGGTCAAAAATTAGTTTTTAAAATTGAGAGTCATAATCATCCATCTGCGGTAGAACCTTTTCAAGGAGCTGCGACTGGTGTTGGAGGAATATTAAGGGATATTTTTACTATGGGAGCTAGACCAATCGCTTTATTAAATGCTTTAAGATTTGGTCCTTTAGAAAATGAAAAGAATATTAGTTTATTAGAAGGTGTTGTTTCAGGAATTTCGCATTATGGAAATTGTGTAGGTGTACCCACAGTTGGAGGAGAAGTTCGATTTGACAATAGTTATTCAGGTAATCCTTTAGTAAATGCAATGGCATTAGGTTTAATGGAAACAGATGAAATAGTTTGTTCAGGAGCCAGTGGTATAGATTTTCCAGTTTTATATGTTGGAAATACTACTGGCAGAGATGGAATGGGAGGAGCAAGTTTTGCAAGTTCTGAACTTTCAAAAACCTCAATTGATGATCGGCCGGCTGTACAAGTTGGTGATCCGTTTCTTGAAAAAGGATTAATAGAAGCTTGTTTAGAAGCATTTAAGACAGGGTATGTAATTGCAGCTCAGGATATGGGAGCTGCAGGTCTTACTTGTAGTTGTTCTGAAATGGCTTCAAAAGGTGAGGTGGGAATTGAATTGAATCTTGATCTTGTTCCAGCAAGAGAGAAGGGAATGACTGCATATGAATTTCTGTTGTCTGAATCTCAAGAACGAATGTTATTCGTTATTAAACCTGGATCAGAACAAGAATTAAAACAATTATTTATGAGATGGGGTTTATATGTTGAAGTTGTTGGAAAGGTCTTAAAAGAAAAGGTTGTAAGAGTGTTACATAAAGGAAAAATAGTAGCAAATATTCCAGCATCTGCACTCGCTGATGATACACCTATAGAGGAACATACATTACTAAACTCTGTTCCTGAATATTTACAAGAACATTGGAAATGGGATGAAGATTTATTACCTGAAAATTTAAATAATGGTATTATTAATCTTCAAAATAAAGTATTTATAAGTTGGAATAATGTTTTACTTAATTTATTAAGTAATCCTTCAATAGCTTCAAAAAATTGGATATATAAACAATATGATTATCAAGTTCAATCTAATACAGTTATTTGTCCTGGAGAAGCAGATGCAGCTGTTATTAGAATTCGTTCGCAAAATAATTTTAAAATAAAATCAAAACATAATAGAGGAATAGCATCGGTAGTTGATTGCAATGATAGGTGGGTTTATTTAGATCCAAAACGCGGAAGTATGTCTGCAGTAGCAGAAGCAGCTAGAAACTTAAGTTGTGTTGGAGCTGAACCATTAGCAATTACAAATAATTTAAATTTCTCGTCTCCTGAAAATCCAGTTGGTTTTTGGCAATTATCAATGTCATGTGAAGGAATAACCAATGCATGTAAGGTATTAGATACTCCTGTTACCGGAGGAAATGTGTCATTATATAATGATACAAAATTACCAAATAATGCTGTTATACCAATACATCCAACTCCAGTTATTGGTATGGTTGGCTTAATAGATAATTTGAATAATTTATGTAAAAAAGCTTGGCTTAAAACAAATGATCAAATTTTTATAATTGGATTACCTTTAGAAACTAAAAAAAATAAAGATAATAGAATTTCATTATCTGCTTCATCTTTTTTAGAATATATACATGGTTTAAAAACTGGAAGACCACCAGAAATAGATTTAAATTTAGAAAAACAAGTTAATCTTTTTCTAAGAAAAATAATCAAAAAAGGTATTATCAATTCAGCTCATGATGTAGCAAATGGAGGTTTATCAGTAGCTATAGCTGAGTGTTGTATTGCTTCTGGATTTGGAGCAAAGATTATTTTACCTGAAAGTGATTCTAGGTTAGACCGTACTCTTTTTGCAGAAGGAGGATCAAGAGTTTTAATTAGTTGTTCAGATTACCAAGCTACAGAATTAAAAAAATATTATAATAATTTTATTTTACAAGAATCTAATATTTTTTCCTTATCGTATATAGGCAATGTTAATAATCAAAAAAAATTATCAATATATCAATCAAAAAATTTGATTGTAGATATAAATATTCAAGATTTACAAGACAAATATAAAAATACTATTCAGAAAAAAGTATCTAATTAAATTCTTGATGACTTATAATTTTAATATTCAAAAAAGTTTTTTTAACGAGGAAATATAATCATGTGTGGAATTGTAGGTGTTGTTTCAACCGATCAGTGTAATCAACAAATCTACGATAGTTTGTTATTGCTCCAGCATAGAGGTCAAGATTCTACTGGGATTGCAACGATGGATGGCAGTGTTTTTCATATCAATAAATCAAAAGGTCAAGTGCGTGAAGCTTATAGAACTAGAGATATGAGAGGTTTGATAGGAAAGACTGGATTAGGGCATGTAAGATATGCAACCAAAGGAGCTGCTCATCGAGAAGAAGAAGCACAACCTTTTTATGTAAATGCTCCTTATGGAATTATTCTTGTTCATAATGGCAATTTAACTAACACAAGAGAATTAGAAAAAGAACTTTTTAAAGTTGATAGAAGGCATACAAATACTTCAAGTGATACTGAAATGTTATTAAACGTTTTGGCTACAGAATTAAACACTGCAATATCTGTAAAAGATATAAATCCCAATGATCTTTTTAATGCTGTAAAAAGGCTTCATTCAAGAGTAGAGGGATCCTATGCTTCAATTGCATTAATTGCTGGTCATGGACTTTTAGCGTTTAGAGATCCTTTTGGAATACGACCTTTAGTTATTGGGAAAAGGTTAGTAGGAAACAATAAGCCAGAATGGGTAATAGCTAGTGAATCATTAGTGATTGAAAATAATGATTATCAAATTGTTCGAGATGTTGAACCAGGAGAGGCAATTTTTATTACCTCCGATGGTGAGTTTTTCTCTAAACAATGCTCAGACAATCCACAATTATTTCCTTGTTCATTTGAATATGTTTATTTGGCTAGACCTGATTCAATAATGAACGGTATTTCTGTTTATGAGTCAAGATTAAGAATGGGAGATTTACTCGCTGAAACTATAAAAAAACAAATTTCTTTAGGTGATATAGATGTTGTAATGCCAATACCCGATTCCTCTAGGCCTGCTGCAATGCAAGTAGCTAGACAGTTAGGTATTGAATATAGGGAGGGTTTTTTTAAGAATCGTTATGTTGGTAGAACATTTATAATGCCTGGTCAATCACTACGAAAACGTTCTGTTCGTCAAAAGTTAAATGCAATGAGTACTGAATTTAAAAATAAAAATGTTTTGATAGTTGATGATTCAGTTGTTCGAGGAACAACATCTCAGCAAATAGTTCAAATGGCAAGAAGTGCAGGTGCTAATAAAGTTACTTTTACATCTGCTGCACCACCCATTAGATATCCACATGTTTATGGTATTAATATGCCAAGTAGAAATGAATTGATTGCTTATAATAGAAATATAAATGAAATTGAAAATAATTTATTGATTGATAAAATGATATATCAAGAAGTAGACGATCTTACTAAAGCTATAACTAGGGGTTCTAAAATTAAAGAATTAGATTTATCTTGTTTTACAGGAAAATATGTAACTGGTACAGTAACTCAAGAATATTTATCTTGGATTGAAAAAACTTCTTTATCTTAATTATTTTCTGGTAATATCATTGATAAAATAGATTTTATAAATTCGTTTTCTTTTAAGCTTAGATTTAATTTTTTTTCTTTTTTGTAAGGGTGACTATTAATTTGTTTTGTATCTAATTTTTCATATCTATCTTTATTCGTTTTAATATAAATATATTCATTATCTATAAAACAATTAATTACTCTATCTTTTGTTTTCTTAGTATCCTTAAAATTGATACCTATTGTTCCTAATTCTCCTTTTTTTGATATTTCAATTTCTTGGATATTATGTTTTATGAAAGAATTTTTATTTGTTATTAATATTAAATTTTTAATTTGTTTATCTTCAACAGTAAATACATCAACTATACTTTCACCTGGGAATAATTTTATTATATTAGATCCTTTAGCTAGTTTGCCCATACATGGAAATTCATTTTCTGTTATTTTAAGTTTAATTATTCTTCCAATATTGCTTATTACTAACAGATAACTATTTTCTTCAAAAATAAGACAAGATTTAAGTTTAATTTTATCTTTTAATTTTAAAATAGTTGTTGATCTGTTAGAAATGTCTGTTATTTCACTAATTGCAATTCTTTTAAATTTTCCATCACTGCTTATTAATCCCAAGCTCATACCTTTTTTATTCGGTAATGGAATGAAATTAATTATTTTATCATTTTCTAAACCTGCAGGTAAAAATTTTTCTAAGGGTCCTGGATTTTGTCCCGCAAATTCCCACTTGAGAATGCCAATTTTTCCTAGCTCACTAATAGCTAGAATTTTTGGCTCATTTTTTATTGGCCATATTAATTTAGGAGGTAAAAAATATTTTTCTTGATTACTTTCTTTTAGTTTTAATTTTTTAATTGTTATTGATGGTACTATTTTAATTTCATTGTTTGATTGAATGATAATTTCTGAATCTATTGATAATTCTTTTAATGCATTTATTCTTTGAAGCTCTTTGTTTGGTCTTTGATTTGCTATTCGCTCGGCAATTAGTGCATCTCCGCCTTCGATTAATTTTGTTTTTCTTGAGCTTCCAAATCTTTTTTTGAGTTCTCTTAATTCTTTAATCATTAATTTCATCAATTGTTCTCTATTGTTGATAATTGACTCCAGATCATCTCTTTTAAGTTTTAAATCTTTTATCTCATTTTTTAAAGAAGTTTTTTCAAGGCTTGTTATTTTTTTTAAAGGCATACCTAAAATCCCATCTGCTTGCCTTTCATTAATTTTTAAACTATTAATTAAATTATTTTTGGCTTCTGCTATATCTTTAGATTTTTCAATTAAATTTATAATTTCTCTTAGATTATTTATTGCTTGTATTAGTGCTTCGACTATTTCTTGCCTGCTCTTAATTTTTTTTAATAAATAATTGCTTCTTAGTAAAATAGTATTTTCTCTAAACTCTAGGAAATTATCTAATAATTTTCTTAATGTAAGTTGTACTGGTTGACCATTAACTAACGCAAGCAAAATAGCACCAAAATTACTTTGTAAAGAAGTTTTTTGATATAAAAAATCTAAAATTTTTTCTGGATCAGAATCTCTTTTGATTTCTACTAGAATCCTCATTCCATCGCGATCACTTTCATCTCTAATATCTGCTATTCCAGAGACTTTTCCATTATTAACTAGATCGGCTAATTTTTCGATCCAATTAGCTTTATTTAATTGATAAGGTAATTCAGTAATGATAATACCACTTCTTTTGTGTTTACCTTTTCCTGGAATAATTTCTTCAATATGAGCTATTCCTCTCATGGTTATACTTCCTCTGCCTTTTGTGTAAGTTTCTTTAATCCCATTACTAATTAAAATTTCTCCTCCAGTAGGAAAGTCTGGTCCAGGGATTATTTCTAATAATCTTTCTTCGCTTAATGAGGGGTTTTTGACTATCGCTATTAAAGCTTCTACTACTTCATTTAAATTATGGGGAGGAATGCTTGTTGCCATTCCTACAGCGATACCTGCACTTCCATTTAAAAGTAGAAAAGGTAGTTGAGCGGGTAATACATCTGGTTCTTGCTGTGACCCGTCAAAATTTGGAGAGAAATCAACAGTTTCTTGATCAATTTCACTTAAAATTGCATCGTTTGATATGGGTGCTAATCGAGTTTCGGTATATCTCATTGCAGCTGGAGGATCATCATCAATTGATCCAAAGTTTCCATGACCATCAAGAATTGGGTATCTAGAGCTAAAAATCTGCACCTGTCTTACAAGTGCGTCATATACCGCTTGATCTCCATGTGGATGATATTTACCAAGAACATCTCCTACAACACGAGCACATTTTCTATAAGGTCTATCGGGCGTAAGTCCTAATTCATGCATTGCAAAAAGAATTCTTCTTTGCACTGGTTTCAGACCATCTCTCGCGTCAGGCAATGCTCTTCCAACGATTACGCTCATTGCGTACTCGAGGTAAGAACGCTGCATTTCTTGATGCAACGAAATTGGTTTTAGCCGTTCTTTGGCCATCTTTGAGTATGTAAGAGGCCTAAATTTCTATATTTAGGCTACTAACTAATTTGTTAAAAACCAGTTTTTTGTTAAACATTTATTCATTGAATTTTTTCTTTAGCTTCTTTAACTACTTTTTTCATTTCTTTCGCTTTAAATAAAAGTTGTGCGGAGTTCTGTAATTTCTTCCCCCACAATTGTTTCGATTGATAGTTTTTTGAAACATATTTAGGATTAGATATTAAAGCATTTTTTGCTAGATTTATTGTATAAATAGATTTATTATCTGTTGAAAATAATACGATTGCAAGAGCTAACATAGGCTCGGCATCATTACTAATTTTAAGTGCTAATTTGAATTTTGATATTGCTTCTTTTGAATTATTTAATTCATATTGAATGAGTCCTTCATTATTAATAGATTGCCAAAAAGAGGAGTTTATTTTTGAAGATTTTTTAAATGCAATTAATGCTGATTTATAATTGTTTAACATTATTTCAGCATTACCTAATTGAAAATAGCCTCTTTCACTATTTTTATTTATTAGTAAACCTTCATTTATATAAAATTTGGCTTTCTTAGGATTATTTAAATCCATATATATAGATGCTTTCTTGAAATATATGTTTTCTTCTTTTGGTTTTAGTTTTATTGCCTTATTTAATGATGATAATGCTTTATATTTTTGATCTGATCTTATCTGAGCTTCTGCAAGACTATTCCAAAGAGCTATTTCTGAAGGATTTAATTTAATTGCTAATTCTAAAAGTTTAATTGCTTCAGAATTTTGACCCAGTTGAATTAACTGAATCGCTGTTCTTCCAATTTGTATTGATGTTGAATTTAATTCCTTTTGGTTTGGTTCATTAATTTTGGGAAAGAAAGCATTTGCTGATTTAATTATAAGAAAATTGTTAACTAGAGTTAGATAAAGTAAAACTTGAAAAATAGCTGTAATTTTATTTGTCATAATTATAAATTATTTGATATTGAATTTATATTTCTACGCCACATCCATGGCTTAATACGTTTTAATGCGGAGCTATTTAAATTTTCTTTCCATTTTGTATCGCTCCATGATAATGCATCTTTTTTAGTTAAATTCAAAATCCATTCCGATGGTTGAAGATCTGGTTCAGATGTGGTAGGTATGCTTTTTTTGTTCCAAGGACATACTTCTTGACAGATATCACAACCTGCGACCCAATTACCCATTTTATTAATAATATTTCTGGGCAATTGTTCTTCTCTGTTTTCTAAGGTGTGATAGGCCAAGCATTTATTTGAATTTACAATAAATGGTTCTTCTATTGCTTTGGTTGGACATGCATCAATACATTTTTCACATTCTCCACAAATAGGTTTTGATGGCTCGTCGGCTTCCAAAATTTCAGTAGATAAAAGATGGCCTAAAAACATCCATGAGCCAATTTTTGAGTTGATAATATTGCTATGTTTTCCAATCCATCCAATTCCAGCTTCTTCAGCCCATGCTTTATCTAATAATGCGCTTGTATCAACACAAATTTTCCATTTAGAATTTGGTCTTTCTTTTTCTAAAAATTGACCAATCCTTTTTAACTTGTTTTCAATAACTTTATGATAGTCTTTTCCCCATCCGTATCTTGCTATTGAGATATCTTTAGGAGTTTTTTCTACTTCAACATAGTAATTTAGTCCTACTGCAAGAACACTTTGCACTCCTTTAAGCATGTACTCTATATTTTTTCTTCTTGGGCTTTTCATCCATTCCATTTTGGCTTGATGTCCAGCTTGAAGCCATCTTTCCAATGAAGCGTTTCTAAGTTTGATTCTTGAAGATCCTGGAACTTTTGCAATCCCTACTGCATCAAATCCTTCTTCAAAAGCTTTTTCTTTTATTTTTTTTGTAAGATCAACAGATTTTTTCAAGTTCACAGTTTGTTTTTCATTAATAGTTTTTATACCTTTAATTAAAAGGTTCTTTAGTTGATTGAGACTTTATTTGGGTCCTCAAATGCGTTCTTTTAATGTTTTATTTCTATTATTAGCTTAAATTATTTAATTAATGCACTGAATTTGGTTAGATTGTATATATATACACTTTTCGGACTCTCTTTATTTGGTGCAGTCCTCTTCTCCAAAGCAAGACCTGACTCTTGCCTCAAGGCTTCAGCAGGATCTAAAAAATGACCTGATAGCTGGTCTTTTGGTGGTTATTCCCCTAGCTACCACTATATGGTTGTCTACAATTGTCAGTCGGTTTGTACTGGCAATTTTGACTTCAATACC from Prochlorococcus marinus XMU1408 includes these protein-coding regions:
- the purF gene encoding amidophosphoribosyltransferase, with the protein product MCGIVGVVSTDQCNQQIYDSLLLLQHRGQDSTGIATMDGSVFHINKSKGQVREAYRTRDMRGLIGKTGLGHVRYATKGAAHREEEAQPFYVNAPYGIILVHNGNLTNTRELEKELFKVDRRHTNTSSDTEMLLNVLATELNTAISVKDINPNDLFNAVKRLHSRVEGSYASIALIAGHGLLAFRDPFGIRPLVIGKRLVGNNKPEWVIASESLVIENNDYQIVRDVEPGEAIFITSDGEFFSKQCSDNPQLFPCSFEYVYLARPDSIMNGISVYESRLRMGDLLAETIKKQISLGDIDVVMPIPDSSRPAAMQVARQLGIEYREGFFKNRYVGRTFIMPGQSLRKRSVRQKLNAMSTEFKNKNVLIVDDSVVRGTTSQQIVQMARSAGANKVTFTSAAPPIRYPHVYGINMPSRNELIAYNRNINEIENNLLIDKMIYQEVDDLTKAITRGSKIKELDLSCFTGKYVTGTVTQEYLSWIEKTSLS
- a CDS encoding PRC-barrel domain-containing protein, which encodes MSIPNKLLFSDFLKHNVRCDKGIDHGPVVAAWMHPPAHRILGWISRPSNLRLEREVWRLNQLKGINQHELYVKGNGSSSDDQTLDRFPTLMKANVFNSNGEKLGLIADFVFEPKKGNIQYYLVSRSNPLIPGTSRWRLSLSQIIDKQPGSISCDIHTFEDLPIHKASLREEFLSKSRKWKNQFQDLTYKASDRLEGWIDEQIIENENTSFNDSFISEDNSDSYDDWIDNLDIDSSEEFNRMNESRRKTSSTNDRDLDPWI
- the dnaN gene encoding DNA polymerase III subunit beta is translated as MKLSCSQSELNAALQLVSRAVSSRPTHPVLANVLLAADEVTGKVRLTGFDLSLGIQTSISASIENSGAITLPAKIFGEIISKLSNDSPLILKLDDNSQQIELTSKSGTYHVRGMLADDFPDLPLVESGTSLKLNPLLLSSAIKSTLFSSSTDDAKQLLTGVNLTFDGYGLESAATDGHRLAILNLNNILSQSNDENISTSIDKFSITLPSKSLREVEKFLSTCDINQPINFFIDKGQVVFISADEIITIRALEGSYPNYSQLLPETFENILEFDRKEFIASLERIAVLADQHNNVIKITTDSAANVIRISTDAQDIGTGFESLPISFKGESFQIAFNVRYLLDGLKVIDSNLIKLSCNAPTTPAVFSPINSDLNFTYLVMPIQIRN
- the purL gene encoding phosphoribosylformylglycinamidine synthase subunit PurL — translated: MTSFSKNTAFNQLVNSPGFFVEYDLLASIEQEGLKLDDYVEICRRLKRPPNRNELGMFGVMWSEHCCYRNSRPLLKKFPTTGPRILVGPGENAGVVDIGFGQKLVFKIESHNHPSAVEPFQGAATGVGGILRDIFTMGARPIALLNALRFGPLENEKNISLLEGVVSGISHYGNCVGVPTVGGEVRFDNSYSGNPLVNAMALGLMETDEIVCSGASGIDFPVLYVGNTTGRDGMGGASFASSELSKTSIDDRPAVQVGDPFLEKGLIEACLEAFKTGYVIAAQDMGAAGLTCSCSEMASKGEVGIELNLDLVPAREKGMTAYEFLLSESQERMLFVIKPGSEQELKQLFMRWGLYVEVVGKVLKEKVVRVLHKGKIVANIPASALADDTPIEEHTLLNSVPEYLQEHWKWDEDLLPENLNNGIINLQNKVFISWNNVLLNLLSNPSIASKNWIYKQYDYQVQSNTVICPGEADAAVIRIRSQNNFKIKSKHNRGIASVVDCNDRWVYLDPKRGSMSAVAEAARNLSCVGAEPLAITNNLNFSSPENPVGFWQLSMSCEGITNACKVLDTPVTGGNVSLYNDTKLPNNAVIPIHPTPVIGMVGLIDNLNNLCKKAWLKTNDQIFIIGLPLETKKNKDNRISLSASSFLEYIHGLKTGRPPEIDLNLEKQVNLFLRKIIKKGIINSAHDVANGGLSVAIAECCIASGFGAKIILPESDSRLDRTLFAEGGSRVLISCSDYQATELKKYYNNFILQESNIFSLSYIGNVNNQKKLSIYQSKNLIVDINIQDLQDKYKNTIQKKVSN
- a CDS encoding DNA topoisomerase (ATP-hydrolyzing) subunit A — protein: MAKERLKPISLHQEMQRSYLEYAMSVIVGRALPDARDGLKPVQRRILFAMHELGLTPDRPYRKCARVVGDVLGKYHPHGDQAVYDALVRQVQIFSSRYPILDGHGNFGSIDDDPPAAMRYTETRLAPISNDAILSEIDQETVDFSPNFDGSQQEPDVLPAQLPFLLLNGSAGIAVGMATSIPPHNLNEVVEALIAIVKNPSLSEERLLEIIPGPDFPTGGEILISNGIKETYTKGRGSITMRGIAHIEEIIPGKGKHKRSGIIITELPYQLNKANWIEKLADLVNNGKVSGIADIRDESDRDGMRILVEIKRDSDPEKILDFLYQKTSLQSNFGAILLALVNGQPVQLTLRKLLDNFLEFRENTILLRSNYLLKKIKSRQEIVEALIQAINNLREIINLIEKSKDIAEAKNNLINSLKINERQADGILGMPLKKITSLEKTSLKNEIKDLKLKRDDLESIINNREQLMKLMIKELRELKKRFGSSRKTKLIEGGDALIAERIANQRPNKELQRINALKELSIDSEIIIQSNNEIKIVPSITIKKLKLKESNQEKYFLPPKLIWPIKNEPKILAISELGKIGILKWEFAGQNPGPLEKFLPAGLENDKIINFIPLPNKKGMSLGLISSDGKFKRIAISEITDISNRSTTILKLKDKIKLKSCLIFEENSYLLVISNIGRIIKLKITENEFPCMGKLAKGSNIIKLFPGESIVDVFTVEDKQIKNLILITNKNSFIKHNIQEIEISKKGELGTIGINFKDTKKTKDRVINCFIDNEYIYIKTNKDRYEKLDTKQINSHPYKKEKKLNLSLKENEFIKSILSMILPENN
- the queG gene encoding tRNA epoxyqueuosine(34) reductase QueG, with translation MKKSVDLTKKIKEKAFEEGFDAVGIAKVPGSSRIKLRNASLERWLQAGHQAKMEWMKSPRRKNIEYMLKGVQSVLAVGLNYYVEVEKTPKDISIARYGWGKDYHKVIENKLKRIGQFLEKERPNSKWKICVDTSALLDKAWAEEAGIGWIGKHSNIINSKIGSWMFLGHLLSTEILEADEPSKPICGECEKCIDACPTKAIEEPFIVNSNKCLAYHTLENREEQLPRNIINKMGNWVAGCDICQEVCPWNKKSIPTTSEPDLQPSEWILNLTKKDALSWSDTKWKENLNSSALKRIKPWMWRRNINSISNNL
- a CDS encoding tetratricopeptide repeat protein, with amino-acid sequence MTNKITAIFQVLLYLTLVNNFLIIKSANAFFPKINEPNQKELNSTSIQIGRTAIQLIQLGQNSEAIKLLELAIKLNPSEIALWNSLAEAQIRSDQKYKALSSLNKAIKLKPKEENIYFKKASIYMDLNNPKKAKFYINEGLLINKNSERGYFQLGNAEIMLNNYKSALIAFKKSSKINSSFWQSINNEGLIQYELNNSKEAISKFKLALKISNDAEPMLALAIVLFSTDNKSIYTINLAKNALISNPKYVSKNYQSKQLWGKKLQNSAQLLFKAKEMKKVVKEAKEKIQ